caaaaaaatctgttaaaGTTTTGCACTTAAATTTTACTTGAACCTCTGTCAGTAAAGTACTTCCATACGCCTGGTTCTTTATTCACCACCCTGTAAACAATGCTGTAGCCTCAGCTTCGTGCAGGTGTTCTGTCACAACAGTACCCAGCATGCATTACGCATACCACCATGGGGATTTCTCATGGTGTCAACCAACCCTGACTGTCTAGTCTCaagcacagcagtgttgctggagtcaCTGTCCTTTCTATTAAACAGAGATGCcccgttggtccaccttgtagatgtaaagtcggAGACAGTCATATGTCGctgtgcagtttgtgttggtcgtcttcTAGGCCTTCATCGGTGGTCACAGGACcctgcccacaggacgctgtggttggtgaactattctcttaggggtttaaaaactccagttgtgctgctgtgtctgatccatgcgTTGAGAATGACACACTGCGGCTCCTGACCCTtcagagacagggagaatgGAGCTAAAAACTTATACAAAGGAAcagaactacagtctgtaattgcaggaGTAAATGCTCTGATATAACTGACAGTGAGTGTAtcgaggtggctttaatgttatggctggtggGAGAATGTTGCTGCTCTTCCTCTGTGCTCCACTAGAAAGCGGTAAAGTAAAGCTGCAGTGAGAAAGTCTGCCTCGTTTACAGACGCTGTGAGTACTTTGCCAaattatatgtaataaatatactCTTTCTGTTGGTTGTTTCTCGTGTTTCCCATTGTTAGACCACATATATGAAACGTATCTTTCTGCTGTCATTGTAATTTCCCTGTAAATGCATCTTTACTCATATTTTCTTCGAACTATGCTAAGCTAAAATACGCTTTAACTGGGAATATTACggattttgaaaaatataaagtatatataaaGTAGTAGGCCACAGTATTACGAACCTATCAATTCTGTATTTTCTTGTGGTTTTGTAAAGCTGAGAAATGAAGCAGAAACAGTCTTTTTATTGGAATGtcttgttccaccttaaacagtgcagataGCGGCTACATTATGAGCTGGAGGCGCCAGAAggtaactgcactgtttaaggtggaacggccaCTTCTAATAAGAAGCTATATTCTGCTTAATAATGTTGATAAAATGGCTCAGCTGAAATAGAATGGTATTAATAGTCTATTTACAGTAATTTAGGTAGTTTTTCAAAACTGCCTTTATATCGTTGTATTGTATCAGCAAGTTTTAATAAGAACAGCCTTTGTTTCTATCAGCAATGTATTAGTCTCTCTCTTAAAGGTCCCGTCTAGTATAAATTTGCTAGCTTTTTAAATTTGTTAGCATGTGTTtggatttgtttatacacaagAAAACATAAGTGAAATACGAAGGCAGCGCCACGGCTGAGTATGTCCACTTTGAAACCTCAGCATTACAAAGACAAGGATTCAGAAAATCAGTTTTTTATGTTATAaatctaaggaaccaatcctttTACCTTGTAGGGTGGGGCTTTCAAGCTGTACACCAgtggtggagtggtgtgttgaGATTGATTcattctgtaacccttatccagttcaggttcgtggtgggtccagagcctacctccaatcattggacgcaaggcaggtccttcacagggcaacacacacgctcacacattcactcacacctacggacacttttgagtcaccaatccacctaccaacgtctgtttttggaccgtgggaggaaacccacatagacacagagagaacacaccacactcctcacagacagtcacccggaggaaacccacgcagacacagggagaacacaccacactcctcacagacagtcacccggaggaaacccacgcagacacagggagaacacaccacactcctcacagacagtcacccggaggaaacccacacagacacagggagaacacaccacactcctcacagacagtcacccggaggaaacccacgcggacacagggagaacacaccacactcctcacagacagtcacccggaggaaacccacgcggacacagagagaacacgccacactcctcacagacagtcacccggaggaaacccacgcggacacagagagaacacgccacactcctcacagacagtcacccggaggaaacccacacggacacagagagaacacgccacactcctcacagacagtcacccggaggaaacccacgcggacacagagagaacacgccacactcctcacagacagtcacccggagcgggaatcgaacccacaacctccaggtcgcaGTGTTTTCTAATCTCAGGATATTGTGGTTAAGCTCAGCAGTCTCTTTAGATGCTTTATCAGGGATTCGTCtctcttttgtgtgtttttataattatttttaaagcacaGATCTTGGAATGTGTTGATGTTTTGTTGCATATACTGCAACAtatgcaggcactaaaatccCTTGCAGTGTGAATTCAGTTAGATGTGTTTCTATGAAATGGTTTAAACTATGACACTTTTCAAGGTCCTGCCTGCTACCCGATGACGTCCCACACATCGCAGCCAGGCACGATGCCTGTCGCTCCTGACTCTCCGTCTCTGAGTGTTTCTGTCAGTGGAAACGTGCAGAAATACAGCATGAAAAAGAAGAAGGTGCTGAATGCGGAGGAGATGGAACTCTTTGAGCTCACCCAAGCTGCCGGGATAGTCATGGACCAGGAGGTTTTTAAGTGAGTGGACTTGGAAATGGAGATTCTGTTTGTGATATTGTAAAGAGCGTGATGCTAATTGATTTGACAGGCCGACTGGTTTGGGATAAAACAATAGTTTCCTTACATTTCTCAGATTCCTCCGTGgggattcacactggattaaaaTCACTCTACTACTATTACTGACAGACAGTTAAATTATACACTACAGATTCATGCTGGATTTAAATCTTTGACCCTGTTGATAATCTACTTTAAAGGAGGCCATATCAAGTTAAATCATAAAGATAAGTGTTTCTTCTTGATCTTGCAGGATAATTGTGGACCTTCTGAAAATGAATGTAGCACCACTGGCTGTGTTCCAGACCCTAAAGGCGATGTGCGCAGGTCAGAAAATTTCCGACACGTCCGTCAGCGACACATCGACAACGTCCCACACAGCAACTGCCCCCTCAGAGACCAGAGGTCAGTCAACATCTCAGTCTGGGCTCTCAGAGACAATGTTAATCACTTTCTGAACTAATCAAACATCTGAGGACCTCATAAGCAAGGGACAGGTTATAAGACTCTCTGATTTCATTTGCTGTTATTGTAAGTAATATCACTCTACATCCTGAGACCCTTCAGAGACAATGTCTTTAGGCTTTTAGTGTGTCACCAAATGTCTTGAGATATCTGTCCTTAAATAAAACTTGAAGCAGGCAACACACTTTCGTATCGTTTTGAATAATTGGGCCGTGATACCAAACCATGGTTGTGATTTGATTTGCTTGATCCAGGCCTCGCCCACAAATCTGTTGTCTCATGGCTAATGTTGCTGGTAGGGGTTCAAAATAATATCACAGTATTTCAGGGTATTACTGCAATTACTATATTTATGGAGAAATAGCAGGTagggtcacagtcacacagctccagggacctggaagttgtgggttcgattcccgctccaggtgactgtctttgaggagtgtggtgtgttctccctgtgtctgcattggtttcctccgggtaactgtctgtgaggagtgtggtgtgttctccctgtgtctgcattggtttcctccgggtgactgtctgtgaggagtgtggtgtgttctccctgtgtctgtgtgggtttcctccgggtgactgtctgtgaggagtgtggtgtgttctccctgtgtctgcattggtttcctccgggtaactgtctgtgaggagtgtggtgtgttctccctgtgtctgcattggtttcctccgggtgactgtctgtgaggagtgtggtgtgttctccctgtgtctgtgtgggtttcctccggatgactgtctgtgaggagtgtggtgtgttctccctgtgtctgtgtgggtttcctccgggtgactgtctgtgaggagtgtggtgtgttctccctgtgtctgcattggtttccaccgggtaactgtctgtgaggagtgtggtgtgttctctctgtgtctgcgtgggtttcctccgggtgctccagtttcctcccaaagtccaaaaacacacgtttgtaggtggattggcgactcaaaagtgtccgtaggtgtgagtgaacgtgtgagtgtgtgttgccctgtgaaggactggcgccccctccagggtgtgttcccgccttgcccccaatgattccaggtaggacccactgcgaccctgaactggataagcgcttacagacaatgaatgaataaataaatattaatttcaagaacataccaatgcaacaaaataaacGTGAACATTTTATATTAGCAGAAACCGTTTCAAATGTTCAGTACTTTCCGAATGTTTCTGACTTTCCTCAAAGTGGACTGGTGCTTTTTGTTTGAGGTGCtgaaacagattagttgtgtttCTCCCTTTGTTTTTACAGGCTTCACATGTATCTCACATATTACTGTGGTTTGTTgaacatctgatattttgtaaccaaaccattTCCAAGTCGAAAACACTCTTCCACTGAGCCATATTCCTTCATACAAGAACTGGGCTATTTCCACATCCTCAAAACActaacatgattaaaaataaacccaaGACGGCTGGGACCAGTTAGGCTTATATAATTGTTTATACCCTCACTACGCATCATTCTTCATTAAAAATGCATGCTGTGATGAGTTTGAGTTTAAAAATATAGCACTAAGCACAATGCACCAAAGTGGTGCTGTGATTGTGACATCACTGCTCCTGATGTTAAAcaacaaacacttttttttcctttggtgTGCTTCTGCTTTTTTGTTCTTTCCTCCTGTCAACACCTTCTGGAATAACCTCCTTCCTCACTCTGTAACAGCTGTAAGCCAAATACAGACTAAAGAGAATGACATGGAGAACGCAGTGCAAGGCTTGACTGTCGCTTGCCACTGTTTCTGTACAAACATTTTGACAAAATTCAATATATTTGATATTAAAACAAGACATTACACCAAATGGGCACTGCTCAAATTTTTTAGGTTATTCCGAGCTGCGATCATTTCAGTATGTTTACTCCATTAAATACAACCTGCCTCGCATGAGTACTGCGACTACAGATGATTACAGCAGTGTAATTTTATATCCTTCGGTCTCTTCCGTTTTAATTTCTGATTCTCTTCCCTGTTTTGTGGCATGTGTTTGTacactctgtgtctgtatgtccACGAAAAACATCCTGAAGAAGAGGATTCTATGGTCTCAGAAAAGAGCAGTAAAAAAACAGCTCCTCAGGCCCCGCCCACAGGCCCTGCTGCCCGCCCTCAGAGGGGAGGGGCTAAGATAGTGGTCTACGGCCCTGGGGACCAgagctctcctctctctcaaggtcctccctccatctctcactcCTCCATCGGCACCTCTCACTCTTCACGTTCCTTTTGTAGTTTCACAACCTCCGCCTTCATATTTTCATCTCcatcttctctctctattttcccTCAAGACTCTTTCACTTTACCTTTTGTTCTGTTGCTTTTTCACCCATCGTCTACCGCACTTTCAGCTCAGTGCATGTTTTTTCGGTGTGATGTCATGTATTTAGGAATTCCTCTTTAATCCCAACACGAGTCCCGTCTGAAGCCTGCACCTCCATTTCTTCACTTTTCATTTACAAACCACACCTGCTGAATTAACAGTTAAGAATCATGTGACCTTGTGATATATCTTAGTCTGAAATAACCTCGTAGTCTCATTATGGATGTTCACCATTGCATGACCGTTTCTGTGGGGAAACGTATTCAGATTTAAACAGGAAATAACACCTCATTAGACTGTGTTTATAGACAACTCATGGACTCCACCTCAAACCATGGGCTACTGCTGCGGCTTAAGGAGCTCTCCATCTTGACCGCTAACCTCATATCATGTAGCCATCATCTGTTTTAAAGGAATGCTTCATTTTAACTGCGGACAACACTCCACGGCTTAAAGGAGTTCTTCTCCTGAAATGCTAATGTCGCTAACATGC
This genomic interval from Hoplias malabaricus isolate fHopMal1 chromosome 15, fHopMal1.hap1, whole genome shotgun sequence contains the following:
- the mzt2b gene encoding mitotic-spindle organizing protein 2 isoform X3 — protein: MTSHTSQPGTMPVAPDSPSLSVSVSGNVQKYSMKKKKVLNAEEMELFELTQAAGIVMDQEVFKIIVDLLKMNVAPLAVFQTLKAMCAGQKISDTSVSDTSTTSHTATAPSETREKSSKKTAPQAPPTGPAARPQRGGAKIVVYGPGDQSSPLSQVRSKSGAAHGEKSGRDGSSQRVQRQASASRGQKSSKSSGSSSSSSQVTSN
- the mzt2b gene encoding mitotic-spindle organizing protein 2 isoform X4, which encodes MTSHTSQPGTMPVAPDSPSLSVSVSGNVQKYSMKKKKVLNAEEMELFELTQAAGIVMDQEVFKIIVDLLKMNVAPLAVFQTLKAMCAGQKISDTSVSDTSTTSHTATAPSETRVRSKSGAAHGEKSGRDGSSQRVQRQASASRGQKSSKSSGSSSSSSQVTSN
- the mzt2b gene encoding mitotic-spindle organizing protein 2 isoform X2, producing MTSHTSQPGTMPVAPDSPSLSVSVSGNVQKYSMKKKKVLNAEEMELFELTQAAGIVMDQEVFKIIVDLLKMNVAPLAVFQTLKAMCAGQKISDTSVSDTSTTSHTATAPSETREDSMVSEKSSKKTAPQAPPTGPAARPQRGGAKIVVYGPGDQSSPLSQVRSKSGAAHGEKSGRDGSSQRVQRQASASRGQKSSKSSGSSSSSSQVTSN
- the mzt2b gene encoding mitotic-spindle organizing protein 2 isoform X1, which codes for MTSHTSQPGTMPVAPDSPSLSVSVSGNVQKYSMKKKKVLNAEEMELFELTQAAGIVMDQEVFKIIVDLLKMNVAPLAVFQTLKAMCAGQKISDTSVSDTSTTSHTATAPSETREEDSMVSEKSSKKTAPQAPPTGPAARPQRGGAKIVVYGPGDQSSPLSQVRSKSGAAHGEKSGRDGSSQRVQRQASASRGQKSSKSSGSSSSSSQVTSN